In the genome of Podospora pseudocomata strain CBS 415.72m chromosome 7, whole genome shotgun sequence, the window AGCCTCAGTTTCTTTTCATCAACGGCAAATACATCCCCAGCTCAGACAATGAAACTTTCCCAGTCAGAAACCCAATAACGGGCAGCGTCCTCTACAACTGTGCTTCTGCTTCGAAGGCTGATTACGAAACCGCCATCGAGAATGCACACTCGGCCTACCAGACGTGGTCACAGACAGGGCCTTCAGCAAGGAGACGCATCTTCCTCAAGGCGGCCGACATTATGGAATCGTACATCACAGGGGACGCTCCAGAGTTCATGTCCCAGGAGGTGTCTGCCACTATGCATTGGGTCAAAATCAACGTCTTTGCCACCGCGGGCCTTTTTCGCGAAACCGCGAGCCTGGCCACTCAAATCAGAGGAGAGATAGTCCCAGCTGACAGGCCCGGAACGACAATTTGGGTGGAAAGGCAGCCGGTGGGCGTGGTGTTTGCGATTTCACCATGGAATGCTCCAGTTGGTTGACTCCTCTTTTCTTCGTCTCTTTGTCGTTTTATTTTCATGACCCAGAGAGCTAATTATCTCTGTACAGATCAACCTCACCGCAAGAGCAATTGCCGTTCCATTGCTCTGCGGCAATACGGTAGTCCTCAAACCATCCGAGTTCAGCCCAAAAAGTCAGGATTTGGCCATACGGGCGTTGACTGCCGCGGGCCTACCACCAGGATGCGTCAACGTTTTGCCCACGAGCGCGGAACGGACGCCTGAGGTGACCGAATTGGCGGTCAAGCACCCCAAGGTTCTTCGAATCAACTTCACGGGAAGCGACAGAGTGGGGAGGATCATCGCTGGCTGGGCGGCCACCTGCCTAAAACAATGTGTCTTGGAACTCGGCGGCAAGGCCCCTGTTATTGTCTTTGAGGATGCCAACATTGACGATGCGGtcgaggcggtggtgtttggggcCTTGGCTTTTAGTGGACAGGTGTGCATGTCGACTGAGCGAGTGATATTGCACAAGTCAATCAGCAGGGAGTTCATAGAGAAActgctgaagaaggtggaaACCATCAAGACCGGCAATCACTTGGAGGACCCGGCAGTTTCGATATCTGGATTGTTCACGTCGGCTCATGCAAAACGAGTGATGAGCTTGGTCAAGAGTGCGGTAGACGGTGGTGCGAAACTACTTGCTGGTGACCTCCAAGTCACTGGCCCGAGAGGTACCATTATCCGACCTCATATTCTTGAACATGTCAGCACAAATATGGATATTGCACACGTCGAGACATTTGGGCCTGTCATGTTACTGTCCGAGTTCGAAACGGACGACGAGGCGGTGGCCTCAGCAAATGACAGCGACTTTTCTTTATGTGGGAGTGTCTTCTCAAAAGATACAATGAGGGCCTTGGACATCTCCAAGCGGCTCAGGTTAGGGGCATGTCACATCAACGGGCCGAGCTTATATGTGGAATCCACGCTGCCACAGGGAGGGACAGGGGGTGGCAGTGGATATGGACGCTTTGGTGGAATGGCTGGAGTCGAGGCATTCACTGAGAAAAAGATAATCACTGTTGTGAAACCGGGCCTGAAATTACCCCTTTGAAGTCAGGCTCGGATCCAGCTATTCGTTGGTGAGGATCAAGATGATCTTACATCAATATGCTTCATGTTTCTTGTCACCTTTTGGCAGAGGATCAGGACATAATGGCGAGAAACCTAGGCTTTGTTCATAAACATATCATTATTTCCATCCTCCCAGTGAGCCACCATCCTTCTTGCATGACTTTTTTACAAACTGACAAACACCCAAGGTTTGCCCACTTAATTATTAAGCATGGAAAACCCCAACCCGAAAGTACGAAACGCCTTAAAGAAACACCACCTCTGTGCAGTACAAATTACCATGCTTTTCCCCTTACTACCCGCTTGCTCTGAtacatcctcctcgacattTGTTCAGCCTATGCAAAGTTATCCTGTCTGTCCACCCAGATATCTTCCAACTCGTTGAAACTGGAGAAGTGGATCGGACGGTGTTGATCGCTGTAAAACGGCGCAGGTGTATCCAGCTTAACATGGACCGGTTTCTTCTCCAGGCTGCCAAAGGCACTACCCATGAAGCTGTAATTCCACTTCCCTGATTCAGGCACTAGAAAGA includes:
- a CDS encoding hypothetical protein (EggNog:ENOG503NV07; COG:C), with translation MNLNDIHISVPKYQEMAPHSPTTSNNGGVSERTSTLSQPQFLFINGKYIPSSDNETFPVRNPITGSVLYNCASASKADYETAIENAHSAYQTWSQTGPSARRRIFLKAADIMESYITGDAPEFMSQEVSATMHWVKINVFATAGLFRETASLATQIRGEIVPADRPGTTIWVERQPVGVVFAISPWNAPINLTARAIAVPLLCGNTVVLKPSEFSPKSQDLAIRALTAAGLPPGCVNVLPTSAERTPEVTELAVKHPKVLRINFTGSDRVGRIIAGWAATCLKQCVLELGGKAPVIVFEDANIDDAVEAVVFGALAFSGQVCMSTERVILHKSISREFIEKLLKKVETIKTGNHLEDPAVSISGLFTSAHAKRVMSLVKSAVDGGAKLLAGDLQVTGPRGTIIRPHILEHVSTNMDIAHVETFGPVMLLSEFETDDEAVASANDSDFSLCGSVFSKDTMRALDISKRLRLGACHINGPSLYVESTLPQGGTGGGSGYGRFGGMAGVEAFTEKKIITVVKPGLKLPL